The Lentisphaera araneosa HTCC2155 DNA segment TTAAATTGACACTTTATACTTGCTCCCAGAAAACCTTACAATTTAATACTTCACTTACGCTGATCGCAAATTTTTAGACTCATTAACTTGCTTTTCTTGAAACATTTCATTCAAATATGAAGGGATCAGAAGGAAAAACCCAACTGGGCTTGAAAAGTATTGAGCTAGAGATATCCTATGCGCCTCGCAAATAACAAGAACTTATTACTAATGGGTGAAAGCCTGTATAATATAGGGATACAAAAATGACTAAAGAAAAAAGACAAGAAATCATCGCGGCTTTTCAACGCAAAGAAGGCGACGTTGGTTCACCTGAAGTACAAATCGCACTCCTCACTGGTCGCATCATCGAGCTCACTGAGCACATGAAGAAGAACAAAAAAGACTACAGCACTAGTCGCGGTTTAATCACAATGGTTAACAACAGAAAGAAACTTCTTCGTTACCTAAACAGCGAAAACCACGCTGGGTACATCGAAATTACTGATAAA contains these protein-coding regions:
- the rpsO gene encoding 30S ribosomal protein S15, which gives rise to MTKEKRQEIIAAFQRKEGDVGSPEVQIALLTGRIIELTEHMKKNKKDYSTSRGLITMVNNRKKLLRYLNSENHAGYIEITDKLKIRR